The nucleotide window tagatctgtatataaactcatatttagatctgaatataaactcatatttagatctgtatataaactcatatttagatctgtatataaactcatatttagatctgtatataaactcatatttagacctgtatataaactcatatttagatctgtatataaactcatatttagACCTGTAAAACTCATATTTAGATCACTATTTATCAGAATATAACTCATTATATAAACTCACATTTAGATCTGAATATAAACTCACATTTAgatctgtatataaactcatatttagacctgtatataaactcatatttagacctgtatataaactcatatttagATCTCAATCTTTAATATGAAAAGCTTTTTCTTTAACTCCTATTCTTGCGTCAGAATATTATTATGTGATCAAAACATTCACTCAGTTCATCTTGGTGAATTTCTGTTTTCATGATAATTGCGCGTACAGAGAactgttaatatttcacatgaCCACGTCTCACCAACGTACAGTCcgagtgatttattttgaagcgCTACGAGGTTCTGGAACGTTTAGTACATCGTACTAAACCTcgttattttaaatgatttcatcaagattcttgtttttccagtggAACATTCTTATTAACCGGTTTTTCGTGATATGACTTATAATCACGTTTTTGGTTAAattatttaatctgtttttgCTGAATTTTGtattcacattttctgaaaagCTGATAAAAAACATACTAAATCAAGTTTGTGAACTGACAGAATAACATTACTCTGTCAGGATAATTGTGAATAGGGCTGCAAAGGTTATTagattaatcatcaactattttgagttTAAGTGGCTTCTActtactttctgtgatttttcatcttaaatgtgaatattttcttctttctgtgatttttcagcttaaatgtgaatattttctactttctgtgatttttcatcttaaatgtgaatattttcttctttctgtgatttttcagcttaaatgtgaataatgatTTTCAGCTGTgattttttctgtgatttttcagcttaaatgtgaatatgtcagaatatttttctgtgatttttcagcttaaatgtgaatattttctactttctgtgatttttcagcttaaatgtgaatattttctactttctgtgatttttcagcttaaatgtgaatattttcttctttctgtgattttcatcttaaatgtgaatattttctactttctgtgattttttcatcttaaatgtgaatatttttctttttctgtgatttttcagcttaaatgtgaatattttctactttctgtgatttttcagcttaaatgtgaatattttctactttctgtgatttttcagcttaaatgtgaatattttctactttctgtgatttttcagcttcttaaatttgaatatttatatctaatgtgtatatatagttactttgctccataaaacgatgaagaaatgattcaaacttaatcattttggtttgtggacaaaaacaagacgtttgaaaacgtcatcatttgcacatttgacaaacactgatcaatatttttacacattttctgacattttatggaccaaattttttattaattataaaataaaataaaagataattaCAGCCCTAATTGTGACACAAATATTCTCagttaatacatttatttgtatctgTGTTGGTCACCGTGGTCAGTTAaatctctctctgctgttcagTCACTCGTGTTCTAGTGATTTTTCTGTGCCGTGGTTTCTCAGCAGCTCCAGGTCACAGTGAAGTGGACTCCTCAGCCCTCAGACGCAGTCATGCCTCAGAAGGTGCAGAAAAAGGCGCAGACGTCTCACTACATGGAGCTGGGAGCTGGTTATCAGTACTGGCCTGTTCTGGCACCTCGAGGCATCAGACTGTACACGTATGAGCAGATCCCTGTGTTTCTCAGAGAAAACCCTTACATCACAGACGGATACAGAGCCTACCTGCCCTCCAGACTCTGCATCAGCAGGTTTTTATTATCTTTCTTTATCCAAATGCTCAGTGTCGTCATTGTTTTAATCAGCGTTTGTTATTGAATAATGGATTTATATAAAACTCAGCTCAGTGTTTCTTTATTTCAGACCAAACAAAAAGAgcaaaatcatttcatttttattttatataacctttatttacacCACAGAAGTCAAGTATACATAAAATGTACAGAGTACAGTGTAAAATCACATCATCTGCACATTTTAACACAACAATTACAACCTGACTAACTTCACTTTTCCAAATCGTAAATCAGTCGGatttaatatgtttatatatatatatatatatatatatatatatatatatatatatatatatatatatgcatatatgtgtatatatatatatatgtgtatatatatatatatatatatatatatatatatagacagtataaatgtatatgttttgttttctctttaaatcattacagaaacatttacAACACAGTAATGTTTAGATCCAGAAGTGAATTAGTCATTTATATGATGCTTTTCATTTAAGAAATGTAAGCATATTTATTTAGCTgagcttttttaatttaaaaaaatagaacaaagacatttaaaaaagaatgaaatcaCACAGAGAAATATTCATAAACCACATAATCGGAGAGCTCATGCTGTTAATATTGGTCAgtgtaaatgtataattaaTTACATCATGTGGAAAtatagaagatattcacatcatatcaaatttaaaatcaacttttgacttgtgttgtttgtaataaataaacatctgattataaactacatttaaatatgtttttgatGGAGTCTGATTACTGATTGATGATATAAATGAGGTTAGTGTCTGATGTGACTGTTGTTTTAAACTCCTCAGCCTCTTCATTCTGTCCAATGAGACAGTGAATATCTGGAGTCATTTGCTCGGTTTCCTGCTCTTCTTCTGTCTCGGCGTCTACAACATGGCGTCCGTGCTGCCGGCACTCGGCGCCTCCAGAGAAGATTACGTCATCTACTCCATCGGACTCTTCTGTTTCCAGGTACATGACTTTACATGAGTTCACTCACATGTTAATACATCACTGTTTGAAGAACTGAGCCGCTGCTTCAGCTTCTCTGTCACATGACATGGATCAAGTGGTCTGTTCAGTTGTGTGAGTGAAACTGTGAGAAAACCATGGATACTGAGACACTGGAGTAAAAGTCTGAGGCTCAGAAACATGTGAAGACCAACCTGAGACACAGAAGCTGGGtctcctttaaaacaaaatggctgccaacagagacacaaggaaaaaaaagcagatttttattCACTTAACGAAAGACTTGCgtcataaaatctacgtcagttcaAGTCTACGATACGttcgcgtctttatc belongs to Solea senegalensis isolate Sse05_10M unplaced genomic scaffold, IFAPA_SoseM_1 scf7180000016449, whole genome shotgun sequence and includes:
- the LOC122763080 gene encoding progestin and adipoQ receptor family member 3-like, translated to MPQKVQKKAQTSHYMELGAGYQYWPVLAPRGIRLYTYEQIPVFLRENPYITDGYRAYLPSRLCISSLFILSNETVNIWSHLLGFLLFFCLGVYNMASVLPALGASREDYVIYSIGLFCFQVCLLCSACYHVFCCHRSEKTARRWMALDCAGVSVGILGCYVPGLFYTFYCNNTSLSLETLLHHHHHHHHHQQQQQQQQ